A single Pseudomonas sp. DC1.2 DNA region contains:
- the flgG gene encoding flagellar basal-body rod protein FlgG, with protein sequence MLPALWVAKTGLSAQDTNLTTISNNLANVSTTGFKRDRAEFQDLLYQIKRQPGAQSTQDSELPSGLQVGTGVRIVGTQKNFTAGSLQTTEQPLDLAVDGRGFFQILQPDGTTSYTRDGTFHLSSTGQVVNASGFALEPAVIIPANAQTFTVGRDGTVSITVAGTAASQVIGNLQTADFINPAGLQAVGNNLFLETAASGAPQIGTPGLNGFGTTLQNTLETSNVSTVEEMVNMITTQRAYEMNSKVISTADQMLSFVTQNL encoded by the coding sequence ATGCTTCCGGCTCTATGGGTTGCCAAAACAGGTCTGTCCGCTCAGGACACTAACCTCACCACCATTTCCAACAACCTGGCGAACGTTTCGACCACGGGTTTCAAACGTGATCGCGCCGAGTTCCAGGACTTGCTGTATCAGATCAAGCGTCAGCCAGGCGCCCAGTCGACCCAGGACAGCGAATTGCCGTCGGGTCTGCAAGTGGGCACCGGTGTGCGCATCGTCGGTACGCAGAAAAACTTCACCGCTGGCAGCCTGCAAACCACCGAACAGCCGTTGGACTTGGCAGTCGATGGTCGCGGTTTCTTTCAGATTCTGCAGCCGGACGGCACCACGTCCTACACCCGTGACGGCACGTTTCACCTCAGTTCCACTGGTCAGGTGGTGAACGCCAGCGGCTTCGCCCTGGAGCCGGCCGTTATCATTCCGGCCAACGCCCAGACCTTTACGGTCGGTCGCGACGGCACTGTGTCCATCACTGTTGCCGGCACCGCCGCTTCCCAGGTGATTGGTAACCTGCAAACTGCCGATTTCATCAACCCGGCGGGTCTGCAAGCAGTGGGTAACAACCTGTTCCTTGAAACTGCCGCCAGCGGAGCGCCACAAATCGGTACGCCAGGCCTGAATGGTTTTGGCACCACGCTGCAGAACACGCTGGAAACGTCCAACGTCAGCACCGTTGAAGAGATGGTCAACATGATCACCACGCAACGCGCTTATGAGATGAACTCCAAGGTGATCTCCACCGCCGACCAGATGCTCTCGTTCGTAACGCAGAATCTGTAA
- a CDS encoding MFS transporter has protein sequence MPETQRPLAVTLQVVSIVLFTFIGYLNIGIPLAVLPGYVHSDLGFGAVIAGLVISVQYLATLLSRPYAGRIIDNKGSKLAVMYGLAGCGLSGIFMLISAWTQSLPMLSLISLLIGRLVLGSAESLVGSGSIGWGIGRVGAANTAKVISWNGIASYGAIAIGAPLGVLLVNQLGLWSMGVSIVLLAVLGLALAWPKTAAPVVVGERLPFMHVLGRVLPHGCGLALGSIGFGTIATFITLYYATQHWSNAVLCLSLFGASFIGARLLFGNLINRLGGFRVAIACLSVETLGLLLLWLAPDAHWALAGAALSGFGFSLVFPALGVEAVNLVPASSRGAAVGAYSLFIDLSLGITGPLAGAIAAGFGFASIFLFAALAALSGLALSIYLYRQAPKYREERAAR, from the coding sequence ATGCCTGAAACCCAGCGCCCCCTGGCGGTCACGCTGCAAGTCGTTTCCATCGTCCTGTTCACCTTCATCGGCTACTTGAATATCGGCATTCCGCTGGCCGTGTTGCCCGGCTACGTCCATAGCGACCTGGGTTTCGGCGCCGTCATCGCCGGCCTGGTGATCAGCGTGCAATACCTCGCCACTTTACTCAGCAGGCCTTACGCGGGCCGGATCATCGACAACAAGGGCAGCAAACTGGCGGTCATGTATGGCCTTGCCGGATGCGGCTTGAGCGGCATATTCATGCTGATTTCAGCCTGGACCCAAAGCCTGCCAATGCTCAGTCTGATCAGCCTGCTGATCGGTCGACTGGTGCTTGGCAGCGCCGAAAGCCTGGTGGGCTCAGGCTCAATTGGCTGGGGCATTGGCCGCGTCGGTGCGGCGAACACCGCCAAGGTAATCTCCTGGAACGGCATCGCCAGCTACGGCGCCATCGCCATCGGCGCCCCGCTCGGCGTGCTGCTGGTCAACCAATTAGGCTTATGGAGCATGGGCGTCAGCATCGTGCTGCTGGCCGTGCTGGGCCTGGCGCTGGCCTGGCCAAAAACGGCGGCTCCAGTTGTCGTCGGTGAACGCTTGCCGTTCATGCATGTGTTGGGCCGGGTACTGCCACACGGTTGTGGTTTAGCACTGGGCTCGATTGGCTTTGGCACCATCGCCACCTTCATCACCCTGTATTACGCCACGCAACATTGGTCAAACGCAGTGCTGTGCTTGAGCCTGTTCGGCGCCAGCTTCATTGGTGCGCGACTGCTGTTCGGCAATCTGATCAACCGCCTCGGCGGCTTTCGCGTAGCGATTGCGTGCCTGTCGGTGGAAACGCTGGGGCTTTTACTGCTGTGGCTGGCGCCGGATGCTCATTGGGCGTTGGCCGGCGCGGCGCTGAGCGGTTTTGGCTTTTCGCTGGTATTCCCGGCGCTGGGCGTGGAAGCGGTCAACCTCGTCCCGGCCTCCAGCCGAGGTGCAGCGGTAGGGGCTTATTCACTGTTTATCGATTTGTCGCTGGGGATTACCGGGCCACTGGCCGGTGCGATTGCGGCAGGATTTGGTTTTGCTTCGATCTTTTTGTTTGCTGCCCTCGCTGCTCTGAGCGGTTTGGCGCTGAGCATTTACTTGTACCGGCAAGCGCCGAAGTATCGCGAAGAAAGAGCAGCTCGCTAA
- the phhA gene encoding phenylalanine 4-monooxygenase yields MKQTHYVAREPDAQGFIDYTAEEHAVWNTLITRQLKVLEGRACQEYLDGIDKLGLPHDRIPQLSEINQVLGDTTGWQVARVPALIPFQTFFELLANKQFPVATFIRTREELDYLQEPDIFHEIFGHCPLLTNPWFAEFTHTYGKLGLQASKEERVYLARLYWMTIEFGLVDTPQGQRIYGGGILSSPKETVYSLSDAPEHQAFDPLECMRTPYRIDILQPLYFVLPSLKRLFDLAQEDIMGLVKQGMQLGLHAPKFPPKTKAA; encoded by the coding sequence ATGAAGCAAACGCACTACGTGGCTCGCGAGCCCGATGCGCAAGGTTTTATCGATTACACCGCCGAAGAACACGCGGTGTGGAATACGCTAATCACTCGCCAACTCAAAGTGCTCGAAGGGCGTGCGTGCCAGGAGTACCTGGATGGCATCGATAAACTGGGCCTGCCCCACGACCGTATCCCGCAATTAAGCGAGATCAACCAGGTCCTGGGTGATACCACCGGCTGGCAGGTTGCCCGAGTCCCCGCACTGATCCCTTTCCAGACATTCTTTGAGTTACTGGCCAACAAGCAGTTTCCGGTAGCGACCTTTATTCGCACCCGCGAAGAGCTGGATTACCTGCAAGAGCCGGACATTTTCCACGAGATCTTTGGCCACTGCCCGCTGCTGACCAACCCTTGGTTTGCTGAATTTACCCACACCTACGGCAAACTTGGCCTACAGGCTTCCAAGGAAGAACGCGTGTACCTTGCGCGCTTGTACTGGATGACCATCGAGTTCGGTCTGGTGGATACGCCCCAAGGTCAGCGCATCTACGGCGGCGGCATTCTGTCATCGCCCAAAGAAACTGTTTACAGCCTGTCGGATGCACCGGAACACCAAGCCTTCGATCCGCTGGAATGCATGCGCACGCCCTACCGCATCGACATCCTGCAACCGCTGTACTTTGTACTACCCAGCCTCAAGCGCCTGTTTGACCTGGCCCAGGAAGACATCATGGGCCTGGTCAAGCAAGGCATGCAGCTAGGCTTGCATGCGCCAAAGTTCCCGCCAAAAACCAAGGCGGCCTGA
- a CDS encoding sigma-54-dependent transcriptional regulator — protein sequence MRIKVHCQNRIGILRDILNLLVEYGINVARGEVGGEHGNAIYLHCPNLINLQFQALRAKFEAIAGVFGVKRVGLMPSERRHMELNALLGALEFPVLSIDMGGSIVAANRAAAQLLGVRVDEVPGIPLSRYAEDFDVPELVRANKSRINGLRVKVKGDVFLADIAPLQSEHDDSEAMAGAVLTLHRADRVGERIYNVRKQELRGFDSIFQSSKVMAAVVREARRMAPLDAPLLIEGETGTGKELLARACHLASPRGQSPLMALNCAGLPESMAETELFGYGPGAFAGARAEGKLGLLELTAGGTLFLDGVGEMSPRLQVKLLRFLQDGCFRRVGSDEEVYLDVRVICATQVDLSELCARGEFRQDLYHRLNVLSLHIPPLRECLDGLTPLVEHFLDQASRQIGCPLPKLAPAAMERLSHYHWPGNVRQLENVLFQAVSLCEGGTVKAEHIRLPDYGVRQPLGDFSLEGGLEAIVGRFEKAVLERLYSEHPSSRQLGKRLGVSHTTIANKLREYDVGKA from the coding sequence ATGCGTATCAAAGTCCACTGTCAGAACCGCATCGGTATCTTGCGCGACATTCTTAACCTGCTCGTGGAGTACGGCATCAACGTTGCGCGCGGCGAGGTGGGAGGGGAGCATGGTAATGCGATCTACCTGCACTGCCCGAATCTGATCAACCTTCAGTTCCAGGCGTTGCGTGCGAAGTTCGAGGCGATTGCCGGCGTGTTCGGCGTCAAGCGTGTAGGGCTGATGCCCAGTGAACGTCGGCACATGGAGCTCAATGCGTTGCTTGGTGCTCTGGAGTTTCCGGTGCTGTCCATCGACATGGGCGGCTCCATCGTTGCTGCCAACCGCGCGGCGGCACAGTTGCTTGGGGTGCGCGTGGACGAGGTGCCGGGGATTCCATTGTCCCGGTACGCCGAAGATTTCGACGTGCCGGAGTTGGTGCGCGCCAACAAATCGCGGATCAACGGGTTGCGGGTGAAAGTCAAAGGCGACGTATTTTTGGCTGACATCGCGCCGCTGCAATCGGAACACGACGACAGTGAGGCCATGGCCGGCGCAGTGCTGACGTTGCATCGGGCTGACCGGGTAGGTGAGCGTATCTACAACGTGCGCAAGCAAGAACTGCGAGGGTTTGACAGCATCTTCCAGAGTTCGAAGGTGATGGCCGCGGTAGTGCGCGAAGCCCGACGCATGGCGCCGCTGGATGCGCCGTTATTGATCGAAGGTGAGACCGGCACCGGCAAAGAGCTGTTGGCTCGCGCCTGTCATCTGGCCAGCCCGCGCGGTCAATCGCCGCTGATGGCGCTCAATTGCGCCGGGCTGCCTGAGTCCATGGCCGAGACTGAGTTGTTCGGCTACGGCCCCGGCGCTTTTGCCGGAGCGCGGGCCGAAGGTAAGCTTGGGCTGCTGGAGCTGACGGCGGGCGGCACGTTATTTCTCGACGGTGTTGGTGAAATGAGCCCGCGCCTACAGGTGAAATTGCTGCGCTTTCTGCAGGACGGATGCTTCCGTCGTGTCGGCAGTGATGAAGAGGTTTATCTGGATGTGCGGGTGATCTGCGCGACGCAGGTTGACCTTTCGGAGCTGTGCGCCCGAGGCGAGTTTCGTCAGGATTTGTATCACCGTTTAAACGTGCTCTCGCTACACATTCCGCCGTTGCGCGAATGCCTGGACGGTTTGACGCCGCTGGTGGAGCACTTCCTCGATCAAGCCAGTCGGCAGATCGGTTGCCCGTTGCCAAAACTGGCGCCCGCCGCCATGGAACGTCTCAGTCACTACCATTGGCCGGGTAATGTGCGGCAGTTGGAGAACGTGTTGTTTCAGGCGGTTTCTCTGTGCGAAGGCGGCACGGTCAAGGCCGAGCATATCCGCTTGCCGGATTACGGCGTGCGCCAGCCGTTGGGCGATTTTTCGCTGGAGGGTGGGTTGGAGGCGATTGTCGGGCGTTTCGAGAAAGCGGTGCTGGAGCGTTTGTATTCCGAGCATCCCAGCAGCCGGCAGTTGGGCAAGCGGTTGGGGGTTTCGCACACGACCATTGCCAATAAATTGCGCGAGTACGATGTCGGCAAAGCGTAG
- a CDS encoding amino acid permease, whose protein sequence is MSGQNSHSGELKRGLKNRHIQLIALGGAIGTGLFLGSAGVLKSAGPSMILGYAICGVIAFMIMRQLGEMIVEEPVAGSFSHFAHKYWGGFAGFLSGWNCWILYILVGMSELTAVGKYIHYWAPDIPTWVSAAGFFVLINLINLANVKVFGEAEFWFAIIKVVAIVGMIALGSYLLVSGNGGPQASVSNLWAHGGFFPNGVSGLVMAMAIIMFSFGGLEMLGFTAAEADQPKTVIPKAINQVIYRILIFYIGALVVLLSLTPWDSLLVSLNASGDAYSGSPFVQVFSMLGSSTAAHILNFVVLTAALSVYNSGTYCNSRMLLGMAEQGDAPKALSKIDKRGVPVRAILASAAVTLIAVVLNYLIPQHALELLMSLVVATLVINWAMISYSHFKFRQHMNKTHQTPLFKALWYPYGNYICLAFVVFILCVMLLIPGIKISVYAIPVWLAFMWVCYGIKNKRRERHALQVAGSVAK, encoded by the coding sequence ATGAGTGGACAAAACTCGCATTCAGGCGAGCTGAAACGCGGCCTGAAAAATCGCCACATTCAACTGATCGCCTTGGGCGGCGCAATCGGAACCGGGTTGTTTCTCGGCTCGGCCGGGGTATTAAAATCTGCCGGTCCTTCGATGATTCTCGGCTACGCCATCTGCGGCGTTATCGCCTTCATGATCATGCGTCAGCTCGGTGAAATGATCGTTGAAGAGCCGGTGGCCGGTTCTTTCAGTCACTTTGCGCACAAATATTGGGGCGGTTTCGCTGGCTTCCTGTCAGGTTGGAACTGCTGGATTTTGTACATTCTGGTGGGCATGTCCGAGCTGACCGCTGTCGGTAAATACATCCACTACTGGGCGCCGGATATCCCGACCTGGGTGTCTGCCGCCGGATTCTTCGTACTGATCAACCTGATCAACCTGGCCAACGTCAAAGTTTTCGGTGAAGCGGAGTTCTGGTTCGCGATCATCAAGGTCGTGGCCATCGTCGGGATGATTGCTTTGGGCAGTTACCTGCTGGTCAGCGGTAACGGCGGGCCGCAGGCTTCGGTGAGCAACCTGTGGGCTCACGGCGGCTTCTTTCCCAATGGCGTCAGCGGTTTGGTGATGGCCATGGCGATCATCATGTTTTCCTTTGGTGGCCTGGAAATGCTCGGTTTCACCGCAGCAGAAGCCGATCAACCGAAAACCGTGATCCCGAAAGCGATTAACCAGGTGATTTACCGGATTTTGATTTTCTATATCGGTGCCTTGGTGGTTCTGCTGTCACTTACCCCGTGGGACAGCCTGCTGGTGAGCCTGAACGCGTCTGGCGATGCGTATAGCGGCAGTCCTTTCGTTCAGGTGTTCTCGATGCTGGGTAGCAGCACGGCAGCGCATATTCTCAACTTTGTGGTCCTGACGGCAGCGCTGTCGGTGTACAACAGCGGCACTTACTGCAACAGCCGGATGTTGCTGGGAATGGCCGAGCAGGGCGATGCGCCGAAAGCGTTGTCGAAGATCGACAAGCGTGGCGTGCCGGTGCGCGCCATCCTTGCTTCGGCCGCGGTGACGCTGATCGCCGTGGTGCTGAACTACCTGATTCCGCAACACGCGCTCGAATTGTTGATGTCGCTGGTGGTCGCCACCCTGGTAATCAACTGGGCGATGATCAGTTACTCGCACTTCAAGTTTCGTCAGCACATGAACAAGACTCACCAGACGCCGCTGTTCAAGGCCCTTTGGTACCCGTATGGGAACTACATCTGTCTGGCGTTCGTGGTGTTCATTCTGTGCGTGATGTTGCTGATTCCGGGGATCAAGATCTCGGTGTATGCGATTCCGGTATGGCTCGCATTCATGTGGGTCTGCTACGGGATCAAGAACAAGCGCCGTGAGCGTCATGCTCTGCAGGTTGCGGGTTCCGTGGCCAAGTAA
- a CDS encoding flagellar basal body rod protein FlgF: MDKYLYVAMTGASQNALAQKAHANNLANISTNGFQKDLEQARSMPVFGDSFPSRAYAMTERPATDFSPGSMVQTGRDLDVAVTGNGWIAVQSPDGSESYVRTGSLNVDALGVLRAGNGMPVMGNGGPIAVPPEQQVEVGEDGTISIRAMGEGPRVMAEVDRIKLVNPDLKNMTKGLDGSIHTKDGKPAQADASVKLVSGFLESSNVNAVEEMTSVLSLSKQFELHIKMMNTAKDDDQAMARVLQIS, translated from the coding sequence GTGGACAAGTACCTTTATGTGGCAATGACCGGCGCCAGCCAGAATGCACTGGCGCAGAAGGCTCATGCGAACAACCTGGCGAACATCTCCACCAACGGTTTTCAGAAGGACCTGGAGCAGGCGCGTTCGATGCCGGTGTTCGGCGACAGCTTTCCGTCGCGTGCCTATGCGATGACCGAACGTCCGGCCACTGACTTCTCTCCGGGTTCGATGGTGCAGACCGGTCGAGACCTCGACGTAGCGGTGACGGGCAATGGCTGGATCGCCGTGCAGAGCCCTGATGGCAGCGAAAGCTACGTGCGCACCGGCAGTCTGAACGTGGACGCGTTGGGCGTGCTGCGGGCTGGCAACGGGATGCCGGTGATGGGCAATGGTGGTCCAATTGCCGTGCCGCCCGAGCAGCAAGTCGAAGTCGGCGAAGACGGCACTATCAGCATCCGTGCGATGGGGGAAGGCCCGCGTGTGATGGCCGAAGTCGACCGCATCAAGCTGGTCAACCCTGACCTGAAGAACATGACCAAAGGCCTGGATGGTTCGATCCACACCAAAGATGGCAAGCCGGCGCAAGCCGATGCGAGCGTCAAACTGGTGTCCGGGTTCCTTGAGTCGAGCAACGTCAATGCCGTGGAAGAAATGACCTCGGTACTGTCTTTGTCCAAGCAGTTCGAGCTGCACATCAAAATGATGAACACCGCCAAAGACGATGACCAGGCCATGGCTCGGGTCTTGCAGATCAGCTAA
- the arfB gene encoding alternative ribosome rescue aminoacyl-tRNA hydrolase ArfB has protein sequence MLVISNNVHLPDAEIELTAIRAQGAGGQNVNKVSSAMHLRFDIPASSLPEFYKERLLALRDSRITSEGVLIIKAQQYRTQEANRADALERLVELILSATKVEKKRRPTKPTLGSKKRRLESKTKRGSIKAGRGKVDF, from the coding sequence ATGCTGGTGATATCCAACAATGTGCATCTGCCGGATGCCGAAATTGAATTGACGGCCATTCGCGCTCAGGGCGCAGGTGGGCAGAACGTCAACAAGGTTTCCAGCGCCATGCACCTGCGCTTTGACATTCCGGCGTCGTCCTTGCCCGAGTTCTACAAGGAGCGGCTGCTGGCGCTGCGTGACAGTCGCATCACCAGCGAAGGCGTGTTGATTATCAAGGCCCAGCAGTACCGCACGCAGGAAGCCAACCGTGCCGATGCACTTGAGCGTTTGGTCGAGTTGATCCTCAGCGCCACCAAAGTGGAAAAAAAGCGTCGCCCGACCAAGCCGACCCTCGGTTCGAAGAAGCGTCGGCTGGAGTCCAAGACCAAGCGCGGCAGCATCAAGGCCGGGCGCGGCAAGGTGGATTTTTAG
- a CDS encoding 4a-hydroxytetrahydrobiopterin dehydratase: MSTLNQAHCEACQAGAPQVSDEELPILIKQIPDWNIEVRDSIMQLEKVFLFKNFKHALAFTNAVGEISEAEGHHPGLLTEWGKVTVTWWSHSIKGLHRNDFIMAARTDEVAKDAEGRK; encoded by the coding sequence ATGTCCACATTGAACCAAGCCCACTGCGAAGCCTGCCAGGCCGGCGCCCCTCAGGTCAGCGACGAAGAGTTGCCCATCCTGATCAAGCAGATCCCGGACTGGAACATCGAAGTTCGCGACAGCATCATGCAACTGGAAAAAGTGTTCCTGTTCAAGAATTTCAAACACGCCCTGGCCTTCACCAATGCTGTCGGTGAAATCTCCGAGGCCGAAGGTCACCACCCAGGCCTGCTGACCGAGTGGGGCAAAGTCACCGTCACGTGGTGGAGCCACTCCATCAAGGGCCTGCACCGCAACGACTTCATCATGGCCGCGCGTACCGACGAAGTGGCCAAAGACGCCGAGGGCCGCAAATAA
- the flgH gene encoding flagellar basal body L-ring protein FlgH: MKRFVSVLALSGVAVLAGCVAPTPKPNDPYYAPVLPRTPLPAAANNGSIYQAGFEQNLYGDRKAFRVGDIITITLNEKTQASKGANSQIGKTSKTTIGLTSLFGGVPNTNNPLGSGDLSLDAGYSGDRATNGTSKSGQSNSLTGSITVTVADVLPNGIIAVRGEKWMTLNSGDELVRIAGLVRADDIATDNTVSSTRVADARITYSGTGAFADASQPGWFDRFFLSPLFPF, encoded by the coding sequence ATGAAACGCTTTGTATCTGTTCTGGCACTGAGTGGGGTCGCCGTGCTTGCGGGCTGCGTCGCCCCGACGCCTAAGCCCAATGACCCTTACTACGCGCCGGTGTTGCCGCGCACGCCTTTACCGGCGGCTGCCAATAATGGCTCGATCTATCAGGCCGGCTTCGAACAGAACCTGTATGGCGACCGCAAGGCGTTCCGGGTCGGTGACATCATCACCATCACCTTGAACGAGAAGACCCAGGCCAGTAAGGGCGCCAACTCGCAGATCGGCAAGACTAGCAAGACCACTATTGGTCTTACGTCTTTGTTCGGCGGTGTTCCCAATACCAATAACCCGCTGGGCAGCGGCGACCTGAGTCTGGATGCCGGTTACAGCGGCGACCGTGCCACTAACGGGACCAGCAAGTCCGGTCAGAGCAACAGCCTGACCGGTTCGATCACTGTGACCGTCGCTGATGTCTTGCCTAACGGCATCATTGCCGTGCGCGGCGAGAAGTGGATGACCCTCAACTCTGGCGATGAGCTGGTCCGGATCGCCGGGCTGGTGCGTGCCGATGACATCGCCACCGACAACACCGTTTCGTCGACTCGCGTCGCTGATGCGCGCATCACCTACTCGGGCACCGGTGCGTTTGCCGATGCGAGTCAGCCAGGCTGGTTCGACCGTTTCTTCCTCAGTCCGCTGTTCCCTTTCTAG
- a CDS encoding amino acid aminotransferase, with the protein MHFDAIGRVPGDPILGLMEAYAQDPNPRKFDLGVGVYKDAQGLTPIPQAVKLAEARLVDRQLTKTYIGGHGDPAFGKVMNELVLGADSTLISEQRAGVTQTPGGTGALRLSADFIAQMLPGRGVWLSNPTWPIHETIFAAAGVKVSHYPYVGSDNRLDVEAMLAVLNEAPKGDVVLLHACCHNPTGFDLAHDDWRRVLDVVRRRELLPLIDFAYQGFGDGLEQDAWSTRLFAAELPEVLITSSCSKNFGLYRDRTGALIVCAKTADKLVDIRSQLANIARNLWSTPPDHGAAVVATILGDPELKSLWADEVEAMRLRIAQLRSGLMQALEPHGLRERFAHIGVQRGMFSYTGLTPEQVKQLRDHHSVYMVSSGRANVAGIDATRLDLLAEAIASVCQ; encoded by the coding sequence ATGCATTTCGATGCCATCGGCCGAGTACCCGGCGACCCGATCCTCGGCCTGATGGAGGCCTATGCGCAAGACCCCAACCCGCGCAAGTTTGACCTTGGCGTAGGGGTCTATAAAGACGCGCAGGGCCTGACACCGATTCCGCAGGCGGTGAAACTCGCCGAGGCACGACTGGTGGATCGTCAGCTCACCAAGACCTACATCGGCGGCCATGGCGACCCGGCGTTCGGCAAGGTCATGAACGAGCTGGTGCTGGGCGCTGACTCGACCCTCATCAGCGAACAGCGTGCTGGCGTTACTCAGACACCAGGCGGCACCGGTGCGTTGCGTTTGAGCGCCGACTTCATCGCCCAAATGCTACCGGGCCGTGGCGTGTGGTTGAGCAACCCGACCTGGCCGATCCACGAAACGATTTTCGCGGCCGCCGGCGTCAAAGTCAGTCATTACCCGTATGTCGGCAGTGATAACCGCCTCGACGTCGAAGCAATGCTCGCGGTGCTCAATGAGGCGCCCAAGGGCGACGTGGTATTGCTGCACGCCTGCTGCCATAACCCGACCGGTTTCGACCTGGCGCACGACGATTGGCGCCGAGTGCTGGACGTGGTCCGCCGGCGCGAGCTATTGCCACTGATCGACTTTGCCTATCAGGGGTTTGGCGATGGCCTGGAACAGGACGCCTGGTCGACCCGTCTATTCGCCGCCGAGCTGCCGGAAGTGCTCATTACCAGCTCCTGCTCGAAGAACTTCGGCCTGTACCGAGACCGCACGGGCGCGCTGATTGTCTGCGCAAAAACGGCAGACAAACTGGTCGATATCCGCAGCCAACTGGCCAATATCGCCCGCAATTTGTGGTCAACGCCACCGGATCACGGTGCCGCAGTGGTCGCGACCATCCTCGGCGACCCGGAGCTGAAAAGCCTCTGGGCCGACGAAGTGGAGGCCATGCGGTTGCGCATTGCCCAACTGCGCAGCGGCCTGATGCAAGCTCTGGAACCGCATGGTTTGCGCGAGCGCTTCGCACACATTGGTGTACAACGCGGGATGTTCTCTTACACCGGCTTGACGCCCGAGCAAGTCAAACAACTGCGCGACCATCACAGCGTTTATATGGTCAGCTCTGGCCGAGCGAACGTGGCAGGCATTGATGCCACGCGTCTTGATTTGCTGGCCGAGGCGATTGCCAGCGTCTGCCAGTAA